The Actinomycetota bacterium region ACTGTTTTAATCGTGCAAACTGGTCCACCCACCGAAAAGGCAGCATTGAACTTGGTTGTCCACGGTCCCACATAACCACCACTAGGGGTCTTGCACTTCGGAATTGTCACATAGGAATCACGTGGAATTGAAACAACCAGAGCACTCCTTCGTCCTTCATAAATGTGCACTAGCAAGGTGGTGTCAGATCGCTGCCCAGCAACGTAACCATATCCCTGATTACCCTTGCCGGTTCGAGAGTCGGAGCCCATAATCAGAAGATTCGTTGCACTCGTATCAGTCTGAATTGGTGCAATCGGTCGATTAGTACTGTTATCTAGTTCAGAAGTATCAATTTTCTGGATGTTCTTCCCCAAATTATTAATGGCAGTGATAGCGCCTGCGCTTACTGCCGAGAGAAACAGAATCGACGCTGCGGCCACAGCAGTGAACCGGCGTGACCAGAGGTGTGAATGTACTTTCTTCACACTTCGTCTGCCACGTTTGGACACCACTTAACTCCTTGTATCAAATCCAGCACGAATCTGGAAAGACCTTTATCTAATGATGCTACGCGATACCTCAGGTATCCCAAAAATTTTTGTGACTATTGCTCAAACCACAATTAAAATCAACAGGGTAACCCCGATTTTTAGCGATATTGGTGCAGACTTTAGATATGCTTCCCCGCAAAATTACCTGGCTAGTAGGCACTGCCATATTTTTTGCTATTTCCGCTTTTGACTTTTCCCGAGCTTCGGTATTTGGGTTTTCCCCAGCTAATTCGAATCTTTCAATTCAGGAGTTGAGCCTGAAATCGGAAAACATTCGGCTATCGGGAAAATTCGTGATACAGCAGGTCTTGGTCAAAGCTAAAATTAAACCCTTCTCTTTGATCGGTGCTACCTGGACTGGCAAATTGCCCCAGAATATGCAGATTCAGGTAAAGGTGCATGAGCCATCGGGATGGACGACTTGGCTGCCGTTGGAATATCACGAAGATCATGGACCTAATCAAGCTGAAGTTCCGTCAGGCAGGGTGCGCAGTGGGACTGATCCACTAGTTACGGCCGTTAGTGATGGCATCCTTATCCGAACTATAGGTACTGACCCACAATTGCCAAGCGATTTTGCAATCTCACTGATTCATTCGCCCATCAGTCCAAGAGATAGAAATACATTTCTAGGTGCGCGAGCAGGAGGGTTTGACCGGCAGGGTCTGGGCGCTGTCACTACAAAATCTGGAGCCATAGTCAATAGACCTGAGATTATTACTCGGGCACAGTGGGGCGCTGATGAGAGTTGGCGAGACCCAACTCCGCGAATTGGTGAAAAAATAATCGCTGGTTTTCTCCACCATACTGCCACCACAAATAGTTATGACCCTGCTGATGGACCTGGACAAATGCGGGATTTATATGCCTACTTTATTAAAGTCCGAAAGTACTCAGATATTGCATACAACTTTCTAGTTGATCGCTACGGAGTTATTTATGAAGGCCGAGCGGGTTGCCCAGTTTCGGCATCACCAACATGCGATGGGCCGAGTAAGCCAGTAACTGGTGCGCACACCGCAGGAATGAATCGAAATACTTTTGCGATATCAGTTATGGGAAACTTTGAGACAAGCAAGCTCGATAGTCAATCTGCAGAACCAATGCTGAATTCAATCGCTGCTCTGATGGCGTGGAAAATTGCTCCATACAATTTAGATCCGGCAGAAATTGCGAAAATTCACTCCTCTGACACCACTGGGCTTTCTAAATTTCCAAGCGGCACAATCGCCAATGTCCCAGTAATTTCTGGTCACCGCGATGTTGGGAAAACTGTTTGTCCAGGGAAGTACCTTTATCCGTATCTGCCAGAGATTCGGCGTCGAATTTCTGGACTGTTGATGGGAAAAATTCAAAATTTAGTGGTTAGCCCGCTTCTACAGCTGGCATCGGAAGAATCCCCGATAACCGTAACTGCGAAAATCCCAATCGCCGCCCTGTGGAATGTCACGGTAATCTCAGCCGAATCCGGTGAGGTGGTATTTACTGATTCTGGCACCCAAAAAAATAATGCTGATTTTGTGTATCACTGGAATGCAGCAAGTTCAACAGAAAAGGAATTTCCTCCAGGCGTTTATGCGCTTTCGGTAAGTGCAACCATTGGACAGAAGCAATTGCCAACTGAGACCACCATGATCACATTGGGTAGCATTCCGAGTCAATTGACGGGAGTGCGGGTTAAACGTACTTCTAAAAATGCTGTTGCTGTTAGTTGGGATGCAACAGAAGCCGCAGTACCGCGAGCCTATGCAATTCTTTATCGAACCTCAGCAACATTGGGCAAAACTTGGAGTACCTGGAAGTCGCTATCAATAGATACTGTTTCCAAAACTTTTACCAGCCGAGCCGTTAATAAGAAGATCTACATTGAGATAAAACAGGTGAATTTAATGGGGGAGTCACGAGTAAAGAGGATATCTTTCATTTCCAAATCCTGATGTGGCTGTGCTTATTGTGTTGTGCGACACTTGACTCATGACAGAAGCAATCCTGCTGGTGGGTGGTCAGGGCACCCGGTTACGACCGCTTACGATTTCAACGCCCAAACCGATGTTGCCAGTAGCAGGTTTTCCTTGCACTGAACATCAGATTGCCAGAGCGCGAGAAGCAGGAATAACACGCATAATTTTGGGCACCAGTTATCGGGCGGAGGTTTTCGAACAATACTTTAACCATGGCCAAGCCCATGGAGTCGAGTTAGTTTATGCCGTTGAAGATGAACCGTTGGGTACTGGTGGCGCGATTCGAAATGCTGCTAAACATTTGACCTCGCTACCAGATGAACCTGTCGTGGTATTCAATGGTGATGTGCTTACTGGTTTGGATATTGCCGGTCTCATAGAAAAATGGCGAGCTGACAATGCAGACGTGGCCCTCTATTTAACAAAAGTTCCTGATCCACGAGCGTACGGACTGGTACCTACTGATGAATCTGGAAAAGTATTAGAGTTTCGCGAAAAGCCAACTACGCCTGAAGAAATAGTTACTGATCAGATAAACGCTGGTTGCTACGTATTCAGGCGCAGTGTCATTGATTCAATTCCTGACGGCAGACCAGTTTCAGTAGAGCGTGAAACATTTCCGAATCTACTTGAAAGCGGCGCGAAGGTGATT contains the following coding sequences:
- a CDS encoding nucleotidyltransferase family protein encodes the protein MTEAILLVGGQGTRLRPLTISTPKPMLPVAGFPCTEHQIARAREAGITRIILGTSYRAEVFEQYFNHGQAHGVELVYAVEDEPLGTGGAIRNAAKHLTSLPDEPVVVFNGDVLTGLDIAGLIEKWRADNADVALYLTKVPDPRAYGLVPTDESGKVLEFREKPTTPEEIVTDQINAGCYVFRRSVIDSIPDGRPVSVERETFPNLLESGAKVI